A DNA window from Streptococcus parapneumoniae contains the following coding sequences:
- a CDS encoding alanine/glycine:cation symporter family protein, giving the protein MLELLKSIDAFAWGPPLLILLVGTGIYLTIRLGLLQVLRLPKAFQLIFIQDKGHGDVSSFAALCTALASTVGTGNIIGVATAIKVGGPGALFWMWMAAFFGMATKYAEGLLAIKYRTKDDHGAVAGGPMHYILLGMGEKWRPLAVLFAVAGVLVALLGIGTFTQVNSITESIQNTTAISPAITALVLSVFVAIAVFGGLKSISKVSTTVVPFMAIIYILGTLTVIFFNIGKIPATIALVFTSAFSPLAAVGGFAGASVRMAIQNGVARGVFSNESGLGSAPIAAAAAKTNEPVEQGLISMTGTFIDTLIICTLTGLTILVTGVWSGDLNGVALTQSAFSTVFSHFGPALLTIFLVLFAFTTILGWNYYGERCFEFLFGVRFIWLYRVVFVLMVLLGGFIELDMVWIIADIVNALMALPNLIALLVLSPVVIAETKKYFDK; this is encoded by the coding sequence ATGTTAGAATTGCTTAAATCAATCGATGCTTTTGCTTGGGGACCGCCCCTCTTGATTTTATTAGTCGGAACAGGGATTTACCTAACTATTCGGCTAGGACTCTTGCAGGTTTTGCGTCTGCCCAAGGCCTTTCAGCTTATTTTTATCCAGGATAAGGGACATGGTGATGTATCTAGTTTTGCAGCTCTGTGTACAGCTTTGGCATCAACCGTTGGGACAGGGAATATCATAGGGGTTGCGACGGCTATCAAGGTTGGGGGACCAGGAGCCCTCTTTTGGATGTGGATGGCGGCTTTCTTTGGAATGGCTACAAAGTATGCGGAGGGACTCTTGGCCATCAAATACCGCACCAAGGACGACCATGGTGCAGTAGCGGGAGGTCCCATGCACTATATCCTTCTAGGGATGGGAGAAAAGTGGCGTCCCCTTGCTGTTTTGTTTGCAGTAGCAGGAGTACTGGTTGCTCTCTTGGGAATCGGAACCTTCACCCAAGTCAACTCGATTACAGAATCTATCCAAAATACAACGGCTATTTCGCCAGCCATCACAGCTCTCGTCTTGTCTGTCTTTGTAGCGATTGCAGTCTTTGGTGGACTCAAGTCCATTTCAAAGGTTTCAACTACTGTTGTTCCTTTTATGGCTATCATTTATATTTTGGGAACTCTTACAGTTATTTTCTTTAATATTGGGAAAATCCCTGCCACAATCGCTTTAGTCTTTACCTCAGCTTTTAGTCCCCTTGCTGCGGTAGGTGGATTTGCTGGTGCTAGCGTTCGGATGGCTATTCAAAATGGTGTGGCGCGTGGTGTGTTCTCAAATGAATCTGGTCTGGGTTCTGCTCCCATTGCAGCTGCTGCGGCTAAGACAAATGAACCAGTAGAGCAAGGTTTGATTTCTATGACAGGAACCTTTATTGATACTCTCATTATCTGTACTCTGACTGGTTTGACCATCTTGGTGACTGGTGTTTGGAGTGGTGACTTAAATGGGGTTGCCTTGACTCAGTCAGCTTTCTCAACAGTCTTTTCACACTTTGGGCCTGCCCTTTTGACCATCTTCCTTGTACTTTTTGCCTTCACAACGATTCTAGGTTGGAACTATTACGGAGAACGCTGTTTCGAGTTCCTCTTTGGTGTTCGTTTTATCTGGCTCTACCGTGTGGTCTTTGTGCTCATGGTCTTGTTGGGAGGATTTATCGAGTTGGATATGGTTTGGATTATCGCAGATATTGTCAATGCCTTGATGGCTCTGCCAAACTTGATTGCCCTATTAGTCTTGTCGCCAGTCGTTATTGCTGAAACTAAAAAGTATTTTGATAAATAA
- a CDS encoding endonuclease MutS2, producing the protein MNKKILETLEFNKVKALFESHLLTEQGLEQLRQLAPIAKADKIKQAFAEMKEMQALFVEQPHFTILATKEIAGVCKRLEMGADLNIEEFLLLKRVLLSSRELQSFYANLENVSLEELALWFEKLHDFPQLQGNLQAFNDAGFIENFASEELARIRRKIHDSESQVRDVLQDLLKQKAQMLTEVIVASRNGRQVLPVKNTYRNKIAGVVHDISASGNTVYIEPREVVKLSEEIASLRADERYEMFRILQEISERVRPHATEIANDAWIIGHLDLIRAKVRFMQERQAVVPELSENQEIQLLHVCHPLVKNAVANDVHFGQDLTAIVITGPNTGGKTIMLKTLGLTQVMAQSGLPILADKGSRVGIFEEIFADIGDEQSIEQSLSTFSSHMTNIVDILGKVNQNSLLLLDELGAGTDPQEGAALAMAILEDLRLRQVKTMATTHYPELKAYGIETAFVQNASMEFDTATLRPTYRFMQGVPGRSNAFEIAKRLGLSEVIVGDASQQVDQDNDVNRIIEQLEEQTLESRKRLDNIREVEQENLKMNRALKKLYNELNREKETELNKAREQAAEIVDMALSESDQILKNLHSKSQLKPHEIIEAKAKLKKLAPEKVDLSKNKVLQKAKKKRAPKVGDDIVVLSYGQRGTLTSQLKDGRWEAQVGLIKMTLEEKEFDLVQSQQEKQVKKKQVNVVKRTSGRGPQARLDLRGKRYEEAMNELDAFIDQALLNNMAQVDIIHGIGTGVIREGVTKYLQRNKHVKSFGYAPQNAGGSGATIVTFKG; encoded by the coding sequence ATGAACAAGAAAATATTAGAAACATTAGAGTTCAATAAGGTCAAGGCCTTGTTTGAATCCCATTTGTTGACCGAGCAGGGCTTGGAGCAATTGAGACAGCTGGCTCCGATTGCCAAAGCAGATAAAATCAAACAGGCTTTTGCTGAGATGAAGGAAATGCAGGCTCTTTTTGTTGAGCAACCGCATTTTACCATTCTCGCAACCAAGGAAATTGCAGGAGTCTGTAAGCGGTTGGAGATGGGAGCGGACCTCAATATCGAGGAGTTCCTACTTTTGAAGCGCGTGCTTCTGTCTAGCCGAGAGCTGCAAAGTTTTTATGCTAATCTGGAAAATGTTAGCTTGGAAGAATTAGCCCTTTGGTTTGAGAAATTACATGATTTTCCGCAATTACAAGGAAATCTCCAAGCCTTTAATGATGCAGGTTTCATTGAAAATTTTGCCAGTGAAGAATTGGCGCGCATCCGTCGAAAAATCCATGATAGCGAGAGTCAGGTCCGCGATGTTTTACAGGACCTGCTCAAGCAAAAAGCGCAGATGTTGACAGAAGTAATTGTTGCCAGCAGAAATGGCCGTCAGGTTCTACCTGTCAAAAACACCTACCGCAATAAGATTGCAGGTGTCGTTCATGATATTTCTGCTAGTGGAAATACCGTCTATATCGAACCACGTGAGGTGGTCAAACTGAGCGAAGAAATTGCTAGTTTGCGAGCAGATGAGCGCTATGAAATGTTTCGCATTCTCCAAGAAATTTCTGAGCGTGTCCGCCCTCATGCGACTGAGATTGCCAATGACGCTTGGATTATCGGTCATCTGGACTTGATTCGTGCCAAGGTCCGCTTTATGCAAGAAAGGCAAGCAGTCGTTCCTGAGCTGTCAGAAAATCAAGAGATTCAACTGCTCCATGTCTGCCATCCTCTGGTCAAAAATGCCGTCGCAAATGATGTCCATTTTGGTCAAGATTTAACAGCGATTGTCATTACAGGTCCCAATACAGGTGGGAAGACCATCATGCTTAAAACTCTGGGATTGACGCAGGTTATGGCTCAGTCTGGTTTGCCGATTTTAGCAGATAAGGGAAGTCGTGTTGGTATTTTTGAAGAAATCTTTGCTGATATTGGAGATGAGCAATCTATTGAACAGAGCTTGTCTACCTTCTCTAGCCACATGACCAATATTGTGGATATTCTTGGCAAGGTCAATCAAAATTCACTCTTACTCTTGGATGAGTTGGGGGCTGGTACAGACCCTCAAGAAGGAGCAGCCCTTGCTATGGCTATTCTGGAAGACCTTCGCCTGCGTCAAGTCAAGACCATGGCGACCACCCACTATCCAGAACTCAAGGCCTACGGTATTGAGACAGCCTTTGTGCAAAATGCCAGCATGGAGTTTGATACTGCAACTCTACGCCCGACCTATCGCTTTATGCAGGGTGTTCCTGGCCGAAGCAATGCCTTTGAAATTGCCAAACGTCTAGGCCTATCTGAGGTTATAGTGGGGGATGCCAGCCAGCAGGTCGATCAGGACAATGATGTCAACCGGATTATTGAGCAACTGGAAGAGCAGACGCTGGAAAGCCGCAAACGCTTGGACAATATCCGTGAGGTGGAGCAAGAAAATCTCAAGATGAACCGCGCTCTCAAAAAGCTCTACAATGAGCTCAATCGTGAAAAAGAAACGGAGCTCAATAAAGCGCGTGAACAGGCTGCTGAGATTGTGGACATGGCCCTAAGTGAAAGTGACCAGATTCTCAAAAATCTCCACAGTAAATCTCAACTCAAGCCCCACGAAATCATTGAAGCCAAGGCTAAGCTGAAGAAATTGGCTCCTGAAAAAGTAGATTTGTCAAAAAATAAGGTGCTTCAAAAGGCAAAGAAAAAACGGGCTCCAAAGGTGGGAGATGATATCGTGGTGCTCAGTTACGGACAGCGTGGTACCTTGACCAGTCAACTCAAAGATGGCCGCTGGGAAGCCCAAGTAGGCTTGATTAAGATGACTTTAGAAGAGAAAGAATTTGACCTCGTTCAATCCCAGCAAGAAAAGCAAGTCAAGAAGAAACAGGTCAATGTCGTGAAACGAACTTCTGGTCGTGGCCCACAAGCCAGACTGGACCTTCGAGGCAAACGCTATGAAGAAGCAATGAATGAGCTAGATGCTTTTATCGACCAAGCCTTGCTTAATAATATGGCTCAAGTAGATATCATTCATGGTATCGGTACAGGTGTCATCCGTGAAGGAGTCACCAAATACCTACAAAGAAACAAACATGTCAAGAGTTTTGGTTATGCTCCACAAAATGCTGGAGGTAGTGGTGCAACTATTGTGACTTTTAAAGGATAG
- a CDS encoding CvpA family protein has product MISLLLLLVLAWGFYIGYRRGLLLQVYYLISAMASAFMAGQFYKGLGEQFHLLLPYANPQEGQGTFFFPSDQLFQLDKVFYAGIGYLLVFGVVYSIGRLLGLLLHLLPSKKLGGKLFQVSAGILSMLVTLFVLQMALTILATIPMAVIQNPLEKSIVAKHIIQSIPVTTSWLKQIWVTNLIG; this is encoded by the coding sequence ATGATTTCACTCCTTCTTCTATTGGTCTTGGCTTGGGGATTTTATATCGGCTATCGGAGAGGCCTGCTCTTACAGGTTTATTACCTGATTTCAGCCATGGCATCGGCTTTTATGGCTGGCCAGTTTTATAAGGGGCTGGGAGAACAATTCCATTTATTGCTCCCTTATGCAAATCCGCAGGAAGGTCAGGGAACTTTCTTTTTCCCATCGGATCAACTCTTTCAGTTGGATAAGGTCTTTTACGCGGGTATCGGCTACTTGTTGGTTTTCGGGGTTGTCTATAGCATCGGTCGTTTGCTTGGTCTCCTCTTACACTTACTTCCTAGTAAAAAACTGGGTGGTAAGTTGTTCCAAGTTTCAGCAGGTATCTTGTCCATGTTGGTGACCTTATTTGTCTTGCAAATGGCCTTGACCATCTTGGCGACTATCCCCATGGCAGTTATACAAAATCCTCTTGAAAAGAGTATCGTCGCAAAACATATCATCCAGAGCATACCAGTAACAACTAGTTGGCTTAAACAAATCTGGGTGACAAATTTAATCGGATAA
- the zapA gene encoding cell division protein ZapA — MANLNRFKFTFGKKSLTLTSEHDNLFMEEIAKVATEKYQAIKEQMPSADDETIALLLAVNCLSTQLSREIEFDDKEQELEELRHKLVTCKQEQSKIEDSL, encoded by the coding sequence ATGGCAAATCTAAATCGATTCAAATTTACATTCGGGAAAAAATCATTAACCTTGACAAGCGAACATGACAATCTCTTTATGGAGGAAATCGCCAAGGTTGCGACAGAAAAATACCAAGCAATTAAAGAACAAATGCCTAGCGCAGATGATGAAACAATCGCTCTTTTGTTGGCAGTCAACTGTTTGTCAACTCAACTCAGCCGTGAGATTGAATTTGATGATAAGGAGCAAGAATTAGAAGAACTCCGTCACAAGCTGGTGACTTGCAAGCAAGAACAGAGCAAGATTGAGGATTCCTTATGA
- the rnhC gene encoding ribonuclease HIII: protein MASITLTPSEKEIQTFLEHYQSSLAPSKNPYIRYFLRLPQATVSIYTSGKVLLQGEGAEKYASFFGYQVVEENRGQNFPLIGTDEVGNGSYFGGLAVVASFVTPDQHDFLRKLGVGDSKTLTDQKIRQIAPILKEKIQHQALLLSPSKYNEVIGDRYNAVSVKVALHNQAIYLLLQKGVQPEKIVIDAFTSAKNYDKYLAQEANRFSNPISLEEKAEGKYLAVAVSSIIARDLFLENLENLGRELGYQLPSGAGTASDKVASQILQAYGMQGLNFCAKLHFKNTEKAKKRLER from the coding sequence ATGGCAAGTATAACACTCACACCAAGCGAAAAGGAGATTCAGACTTTTCTTGAACACTATCAAAGCAGTCTGGCTCCCAGCAAGAATCCCTATATTCGCTACTTTTTGCGACTACCTCAAGCAACGGTTTCTATCTATACTTCTGGAAAGGTCTTGCTTCAGGGTGAAGGGGCTGAGAAATATGCTAGTTTCTTTGGCTATCAAGTTGTAGAGGAAAACAGGGGACAAAATTTCCCTTTGATTGGGACAGATGAGGTTGGAAATGGTTCCTACTTTGGTGGGCTTGCAGTTGTGGCTTCCTTTGTCACACCCGACCAGCATGACTTCTTGCGAAAACTCGGTGTGGGAGATTCTAAAACTCTGACCGACCAAAAGATTCGTCAGATTGCCCCTATCCTCAAGGAAAAAATCCAGCATCAGGCACTGCTTCTCTCACCAAGCAAGTACAACGAAGTCATCGGAGACCGCTACAACGCTGTTTCGGTTAAGGTTGCCCTCCATAATCAGGCTATCTATCTCCTCCTTCAAAAAGGTGTTCAGCCTGAGAAAATTGTGATTGATGCCTTTACCAGTGCTAAAAATTATGACAAGTACTTAGCACAAGAGGCCAATCGTTTCAGCAATCCTATCAGCTTAGAAGAAAAGGCTGAGGGCAAATACTTGGCTGTCGCAGTTTCTTCCATCATTGCGCGTGATCTCTTTCTAGAAAATCTTGAAAATCTAGGACGAGAACTGGGTTATCAACTTCCAAGTGGAGCTGGAACGGCTTCTGATAAGGTAGCTAGCCAGATTTTACAAGCCTATGGTATGCAGGGACTCAACTTCTGCGCCAAACTGCACTTTAAAAATACTGAAAAAGCGAAAAAACGCTTAGAAAGGTAA
- the lepB gene encoding signal peptidase I — protein MNSFKNFLKEWGLFLLILSLLALSRIFFWSNVRVEGHSMDPTLADGEILFVVKHLPIDRFDIVVAHEEDGNKDIVKRVIGMPGDTIRYENDKLYINDKETDEPYLADYIKRFKDDKLQSTYSGKGFEGNKGTFFRSIAQKAQAFTVDVNYNTNFSFTVPEGEYLLLGDDRLVSSDSRHVGTFKAKDITGEAKFRFWPITRIGTF, from the coding sequence ATGAATTCATTTAAAAATTTCTTAAAAGAGTGGGGATTGTTCCTCCTGATTCTGTCATTACTAGCTTTAAGCCGTATCTTTTTTTGGAGTAATGTCCGCGTAGAAGGACACTCCATGGATCCTACCCTAGCGGATGGCGAAATTCTCTTTGTTGTCAAACACCTCCCTATTGACCGTTTTGATATCGTGGTAGCCCATGAGGAAGACGGTAATAAGGACATTGTCAAGCGCGTGATTGGAATGCCTGGCGACACTATCCGTTACGAAAACGATAAACTTTACATCAATGACAAAGAGACAGATGAACCTTATCTAGCTGACTATATCAAACGCTTCAAGGATGACAAACTCCAAAGCACATACTCAGGCAAGGGCTTTGAAGGAAATAAAGGCACTTTCTTTAGAAGTATCGCTCAAAAAGCGCAAGCCTTCACAGTTGATGTCAACTATAACACCAACTTTAGCTTTACTGTTCCAGAAGGAGAATACCTTCTCCTCGGAGATGACCGCCTGGTTTCGAGCGACAGCCGCCATGTAGGTACTTTTAAAGCAAAAGATATCACAGGGGAAGCTAAATTCCGCTTCTGGCCAATCACCCGTATCGGAACATTTTAA
- a CDS encoding ATP-dependent RecD-like DNA helicase has protein sequence MEVYFSGTIERIIFENPSNFYRILLLEIEDTDAEDFDDFEIIVTGTMADVIEGEDYTFWGQIVQHSKYGEQLQISRYERAKPTSKGLVKYFSSSHFKGIGLKTAQKIVDTYGDNTIDEILQHPEKLEGIAGLSAKNREAFVSTLRLNYGTEMVLAKLANYGIPNKLAFQIQDFYKEETLDVVENYPYQLVEDIKGLGFTIADQLAEELGIESQAPERFRAGLVHILFQTCMETGDTYVEARDLLEQTLNLLESSRPVELDPSQVAQELSYLIEEDKVQQIDTKIFDNSLFFAEEGIRSHLVRILEKGKQKSHDLETIQKHITTVEEELGIEYDSIQKQAICDAIQNKVFILTGGPGTGKTTVINGIIAVYALLEGLDLRKKSNLPILLAAPTGRAARRMNELTGLPSATIHRHLGMTGDDDTSHLEDYLDADFIIVDEFSMVDTWLANQLFSNISSNSKILIVGDSDQLPSVSPGQVLADLLHIPLIPQTRLENIYRQSEESTIVTLASQIRQGILPSDFTQKKADRSYFEIASGHIPATIEKILGAALRSGIPARDIQVLAPMYRGTAGIDAINQLMQDLLNPPQKDQLSFEAPQCHYRKGDKVIHLVNDAEINVFNGDLGAITDLIPGKYTESKQDEIVIDFDGNEVSYPRNEWYKIRLAYAMSIHKSQGSEFPVVILPITSASRRMLERNLIYTAITRAKSKLILLGELQAFDYATQHIGTARKTYLIERFSDLLENVEEKQPAISETATSSASEQSYILTEENWDSIPAMIGITDADLKEIFGK, from the coding sequence ATGGAAGTTTATTTTTCAGGAACCATTGAACGGATTATTTTTGAAAATCCCAGCAATTTTTATCGTATCCTCCTCCTAGAAATCGAAGATACGGACGCAGAAGATTTTGATGATTTTGAAATCATTGTCACGGGCACCATGGCTGATGTGATTGAGGGAGAAGACTATACTTTTTGGGGACAAATTGTCCAGCACTCCAAGTATGGGGAGCAACTGCAAATCAGTCGTTATGAACGCGCAAAACCAACTAGCAAGGGCTTGGTTAAGTACTTTTCAAGTAGCCATTTCAAGGGAATTGGTCTCAAGACAGCTCAGAAAATCGTGGACACCTACGGCGACAATACCATTGACGAAATTTTGCAACATCCAGAAAAGTTAGAAGGCATCGCAGGACTCTCTGCCAAAAATCGTGAGGCTTTCGTCTCCACCCTCCGTCTCAACTACGGAACAGAGATGGTTTTGGCCAAACTAGCCAACTACGGCATTCCCAATAAACTAGCCTTTCAAATTCAAGACTTTTACAAGGAAGAAACCCTTGATGTGGTTGAAAATTATCCCTATCAGCTGGTTGAAGATATCAAAGGATTGGGATTTACCATTGCTGACCAACTAGCTGAGGAACTAGGCATCGAAAGTCAGGCTCCTGAACGCTTCCGCGCCGGTCTAGTTCACATTCTTTTTCAGACCTGTATGGAAACAGGGGACACCTATGTTGAAGCACGGGATTTGCTAGAACAAACCCTTAATCTCCTTGAATCTTCTCGCCCCGTGGAACTGGATCCCAGCCAAGTGGCCCAAGAACTCTCCTACCTGATCGAAGAAGACAAGGTTCAGCAGATTGATACCAAAATTTTTGACAACAGCCTCTTTTTCGCTGAGGAAGGCATCCGCAGTCACTTGGTTCGTATCCTTGAAAAAGGAAAACAGAAGAGTCATGATTTAGAAACTATTCAAAAACATATCACTACTGTCGAGGAAGAACTGGGGATTGAGTATGATAGCATTCAAAAACAGGCTATCTGCGATGCTATCCAGAACAAGGTCTTTATCCTGACAGGTGGGCCTGGTACTGGTAAGACAACAGTTATCAATGGGATCATCGCTGTTTATGCCCTTTTAGAAGGACTTGACCTCAGGAAAAAAAGCAATCTACCGATTCTTCTTGCTGCTCCAACTGGACGAGCAGCTCGCCGCATGAATGAATTGACAGGCTTGCCTAGCGCGACCATACACCGTCATTTAGGAATGACAGGTGACGATGACACCAGTCATCTGGAAGATTATCTGGATGCCGACTTTATTATCGTGGATGAATTTTCTATGGTGGATACTTGGCTGGCCAACCAACTCTTCTCCAACATCTCTTCTAACAGCAAGATCCTCATCGTGGGTGACAGCGACCAGTTGCCGTCTGTCAGTCCTGGACAGGTTCTAGCGGATCTGCTTCATATTCCCTTGATTCCTCAGACTCGCTTGGAAAATATTTACCGGCAAAGCGAAGAATCAACCATTGTCACCCTAGCTAGTCAGATTAGACAGGGCATCCTGCCATCTGATTTTACCCAGAAAAAAGCAGACCGTTCCTACTTTGAAATTGCTAGCGGGCATATTCCTGCTACCATTGAAAAGATTTTAGGCGCGGCCCTAAGAAGTGGTATTCCTGCCCGTGATATTCAGGTTCTGGCCCCCATGTACCGAGGGACGGCAGGAATTGATGCCATCAACCAGCTCATGCAAGACCTCCTGAATCCACCACAAAAAGATCAACTCAGTTTTGAAGCTCCCCAGTGCCACTATCGCAAGGGAGACAAGGTCATTCATTTAGTCAACGATGCTGAAATCAATGTCTTTAATGGAGATTTGGGAGCTATCACAGACCTGATTCCTGGTAAATACACCGAGTCGAAACAAGATGAGATTGTCATTGATTTTGACGGCAACGAAGTCTCTTACCCACGTAACGAATGGTACAAAATTCGCTTGGCCTATGCCATGAGTATCCATAAATCACAGGGAAGTGAGTTCCCTGTTGTCATCCTACCTATCACTAGTGCTAGTAGGCGTATGCTGGAGCGCAATCTCATCTATACAGCCATTACACGCGCCAAAAGCAAGCTTATCTTACTAGGCGAATTACAAGCCTTCGACTATGCTACCCAGCACATCGGAACTGCCCGAAAAACCTATCTGATTGAACGCTTCAGTGATTTATTGGAGAATGTTGAAGAAAAGCAACCAGCTATCTCTGAAACTGCCACATCAAGCGCCTCTGAACAATCCTACATCCTGACAGAAGAAAACTGGGACAGCATCCCAGCCATGATTGGGATTACAGACGCAGACCTCAAAGAGATTTTTGGAAAATAG
- the tig gene encoding trigger factor: MSVSFENKETNRGVLTFTISQDQIKPELDRVFNSVKKSLNVPGFRKGHLPRPIFDKKFGEESLYQDVMNALLPNAYEAAVKEADLEVVAQPKIDVTSMEKGQDWVITAEVVTKPEVKLGDYKNLEVSVDLEKGVTDADVEERIERERNNLAELVIKEAAAENGDTVVIDFVGSIDGVEFDGGKGENFSLGLGSGQFIPGFEDQLVGHSAGETVDVIVTFPEDYQAEDLAGKEAKFVTTIHEVKAKEVPALDDELAKDIDEEVETLADLKEKYRKELATAKEEAYKDAVEGAAIDTAVENAEIVELPEEMIHEEVHRSVNEFLGNLQRQGINPDMYFQITGTTQEDLHNQYQAEAESRTKTNLVIEAVAKAEGFDASEEEIQKEVEQLAADYNMEVAQVQNLLSADMLKHDITIKKAVELITSTATVK, translated from the coding sequence ATGTCTGTATCATTTGAAAACAAAGAAACAAACCGTGGTGTCTTGACTTTCACTATCTCTCAAGACCAAATCAAACCAGAATTGGACCGTGTCTTCAACTCAGTGAAGAAATCTCTTAATGTCCCAGGTTTCCGTAAAGGTCACCTTCCACGCCCTATCTTCGACAAAAAATTTGGTGAAGAATCACTTTACCAAGACGTTATGAACGCTCTTTTGCCAAACGCTTATGAAGCAGCTGTAAAAGAAGCTGATCTTGAAGTGGTTGCACAACCAAAAATTGATGTAACTTCAATGGAAAAAGGTCAAGACTGGGTTATCACTGCTGAAGTCGTTACAAAACCTGAAGTAAAATTGGGTGACTACAAAAACCTTGAAGTATCAGTTGATCTAGAAAAAGGAGTAACTGACGCTGATGTTGAAGAGCGTATCGAACGCGAACGCAACAACTTGGCTGAATTGGTTATCAAAGAAGCTGCTGCTGAAAACGGCGACACTGTTGTCATCGACTTCGTTGGTTCTATCGACGGTGTTGAATTTGACGGCGGAAAAGGTGAAAACTTCTCACTTGGACTTGGTTCAGGTCAATTCATCCCTGGTTTCGAAGACCAATTGGTAGGCCACTCAGCTGGCGAAACTGTTGATGTTATCGTAACATTCCCAGAAGACTACCAAGCAGAAGACCTTGCAGGTAAAGAAGCTAAATTCGTGACAACTATCCACGAAGTAAAAGCTAAAGAAGTTCCAGCTCTTGACGATGAACTTGCAAAAGACATTGATGAAGAAGTTGAAACACTTGCTGACTTGAAAGAAAAATACCGCAAAGAATTGGCTACTGCTAAAGAAGAAGCTTACAAAGATGCAGTTGAAGGTGCAGCAATTGATACAGCTGTAGAAAATGCTGAAATCGTAGAACTTCCAGAAGAAATGATCCACGAAGAAGTTCACCGTTCAGTAAATGAATTCCTTGGGAACTTGCAACGTCAAGGGATCAACCCTGACATGTACTTCCAAATCACTGGAACTACTCAAGAAGACCTTCACAACCAATACCAAGCAGAAGCTGAGTCACGTACTAAGACTAACCTTGTTATCGAAGCAGTTGCCAAAGCTGAAGGATTTGATGCTTCAGAAGAAGAAATACAAAAAGAAGTTGAGCAATTGGCAGCAGACTACAACATGGAAGTTGCACAAGTTCAAAACTTGCTTTCAGCTGACATGTTGAAACATGATATCACTATCAAAAAAGCTGTTGAATTGATCACAAGCACAGCAACAGTAAAATAA
- a CDS encoding N-acetylmuramoyl-L-alanine amidase family protein — protein sequence MKKSKLLTLGLLAGAGLLLSINQAQAADTWVKNGADWNLSQDGSLAKNKWVQNAGSWYHFDSAGKMQTGWLKDGNTWYSLADSGAMRTGWYKEGSTWYSLAASGAMRTGWYKEGSTWYYLKGSGAMATGWATANGEWSYFEKSGAMVADRAVPASDGESYIIGKDGYMLTLKNSPYKNDDIVRLGDGYEYLITSKFDGNNFTDVIVDKNTWYIKPEFKKFSDKYGDQVSNTILALVDNKEEGQEIDPKAVIRNFQNLPGRYYFGADGRRVLPLPEMTTRSEIKKVGNDLYLEDPGVRLRLPSTNFTINNNKLYHLDNGQGKLKTGYFVLIDDGMSTTHYHFLVYADQSGEVLKMKRLPSRFSDYFDKEIDGFYGQKIKITQPNKYEYYKVLVVK from the coding sequence ATGAAAAAATCTAAACTACTTACACTTGGTTTACTTGCAGGTGCTGGTCTACTTTTATCTATCAACCAAGCACAGGCTGCAGATACTTGGGTTAAAAATGGTGCTGACTGGAATCTTTCTCAAGATGGCAGTCTTGCTAAAAATAAATGGGTACAAAATGCTGGTTCTTGGTACCACTTCGATAGCGCTGGTAAAATGCAGACAGGTTGGCTCAAAGACGGCAATACATGGTATTCACTAGCAGATAGTGGCGCTATGCGTACTGGCTGGTATAAGGAAGGAAGCACATGGTACTCATTAGCAGCTAGTGGTGCTATGCGTACTGGTTGGTACAAAGAAGGGTCTACATGGTATTACCTCAAAGGCAGTGGCGCTATGGCAACAGGATGGGCGACTGCAAATGGTGAATGGTCTTACTTTGAAAAATCAGGTGCTATGGTCGCAGACAGAGCTGTTCCAGCCAGCGATGGAGAAAGTTATATCATTGGTAAGGATGGCTATATGTTGACTTTAAAAAATAGCCCTTATAAAAATGATGATATTGTCCGTTTAGGTGATGGATATGAGTATCTGATTACATCAAAATTTGACGGAAATAACTTTACTGATGTTATCGTGGATAAAAACACTTGGTACATCAAACCTGAGTTCAAGAAGTTTTCCGACAAATATGGGGATCAAGTTTCAAATACAATCTTAGCTTTAGTAGATAATAAAGAAGAAGGACAAGAAATTGATCCTAAAGCTGTTATTCGTAATTTCCAAAATCTACCAGGTCGATATTACTTTGGAGCAGATGGTCGTAGAGTATTACCACTTCCAGAGATGACAACTAGATCAGAAATCAAAAAAGTTGGCAATGATCTTTATCTAGAAGACCCAGGTGTACGACTTAGACTTCCATCTACTAACTTCACAATCAATAACAATAAACTATACCATTTAGATAATGGACAAGGTAAGCTTAAAACAGGTTACTTTGTATTGATTGATGACGGTATGTCTACAACCCACTATCATTTCCTTGTATATGCAGACCAATCTGGTGAGGTTCTTAAGATGAAACGCTTGCCATCAAGATTTTCAGATTATTTTGACAAAGAAATCGATGGTTTCTATGGTCAAAAAATTAAGATTACACAGCCAAATAAGTATGAATATTACAAGGTTCTTGTGGTTAAATAA